A stretch of DNA from Danaus plexippus chromosome 31, MEX_DaPlex, whole genome shotgun sequence:
GTTCCTCTTCAACTTCGGCGTGACCAGAGACGCGCGCGGGCCGAGCTGCGGGCTCTGTAAATGCTCCATGGAGTCCAACGATAACGTCATCCTGCACATACTGGACGAGAACCACCTCGGGCGGCTCTCGGACAAGCTGTACAGGAAGATGAAGCTCGACTCCCCGGACGGGCAGACACCGGACGAGTGGGGACCCAGGAGTCTAGACTGGGCCAAGTTCCTGGCGACTGTCGGCAAACCCCTGAACAACAGAGACCACGTAGTCATAGAGAACTTCATACGCCCGTCCGGGAAGCTGGCCAACTACTGCTCCTGCTGCGAGATGACCTTGAAGGGTCCGCGTCAGGTGCTGTTCAACCACATCCGCCAGAAGAAACATCTACGCAACGCCGCCCCCCACAAGCTGTCGCTCCTCTACAAGAACCAATGCCGACCCGCGGAGTACTACGCCAGTTTCGGCAACTTCTACATATGCACCATCTGCCCGACCTACATCGCGCTGCCCTCGTTCGCGGCGATCGTCGAACACTTCGATAGCAGCATCCACGTGGAGACCGTGGCCAAGTTCATCAACTGCGCCCTGCACCCTGACAGCGATGACAAAATACTCGCCACTAACAACATCTCCACGTCCGACGGAATCCATTGCGACGTCTGCGATGTGGCTCTCGGTGACGTCAGTTCCGCCGTCGGCCACGTGCTGTCGGACATCAATCACCAGAACCTGATAGCCGAGGCCCGGCTCAAGGCCAACAAGGGCGACATCATCAGTGTGTACATGCGCGGGAACCACATCTTACACAACGAGGGCGCCGAGTTCACGTGCGTCGACTGCAAGGAGGTGTTCAAGTCGATCCGCTCCCTGCTGACTCACCTGGTGTTCGCGGAGCACTTCGCCAACAAGCCGTCGGCGGAGAACGTGTTCCGCTTCTACCTGGAGCTGAAACACAACATCTTAATGCTGTCCAGGAACAAATACGATTACTACGAGTTCGGGAAGCTGAAGTGTGGCGTCTGCGAACAAGACTTAGAGGAGAACGAGAACGCCAAACGGCACGTGGTGTCGCCGCGGCACAGAGATAACATGGGGGCcagttatattaatgttagttTGGACGCGTCTGCTATGGAATGAGGTAAATCACACAACGCTCACTGAAAACTATGAGGGTAGGTCGAGATCGTACGGGGACTGGTTACAACACTAGTGACATGTCGAATCGAGAAAGGAACATCACTAGTTACTGTAAAACCACTGAgtggattttaatattttgcatttatGTAATTTGACGAGAAATATAGCTCTTGGCAACATATTTAGACGTGGGAGCGTCGGGAGGTAGTCGGACAGTATAACTAGTGATGGACGCATAATGAACTAGCCTTATCTTCcggttttatttactttcagtATGCCAATCACTATTATTTTACCTTCGTCGTCTGCATGTTACGTGCTCATTAACGAGAGGTTATCttgacgtaattttttttaaactgtcttGTTGCTTGGACTCTTGTTCgtgtaaattaattctatttcatAGTCATATTTTTTCCGCCTACCCTCAACTGCCTGCATCATATCAGAGcacgtatataataaagattttaaggTTGTATGTCTGTCGTTTGTTACAGTCGTATGTCTGACCGCTGCCAGTCACCCGCTGCACTGACAACAGTCCACAAgtgatataacaataataaaatcaatattttataattttattctcgtTGTTTCCGTTTGAATCCCGAACACCAGCCGCCGGAAGTGAGGTCGGGGCttatcagatatatatatagctctATAAACTAGCAACACCACGACTAATGTCATTATGTTTGACATTCGGCGACAATGCCACACTGACGTTCtatacacacgcacacacacacacgtacatgtgtgtgtgtgtgtgtgtgtgtgttttttatataattcaatatatatactttttacatataacatattaacgTACTTCCTCTCAACATTAGCATTGTCATTGTTATTTAACTTCCATCATTTTcgtaattctattaaaattgcaaacttttccttttatttattgaatttttaaacgtttcatatcaaaaaaactatttttctgAATTAAATACAAGACTACtcattttttatcgttttaagGTGCATTTATGaagttgataaataaaatcttatatattataatatgtatgagaAAAATTAGAGCTTTTCAACGAATGTATGGAGAAAGTAGTCTTGTGTAACTTTAGAATGTTATGTGAAAGCatgtaagatatttttaggAACTTAGATTTTATAGCAAACTCCTTGGAACGGCTGTGCAGATTGTGATGTAACAACGCGTCTCACTCCGGGTAGTGAAGTGACTCGGActacagatggcgctgacggccgatacacaaatattaaacCAACATTAAACTAGATTCCAAGaagactaaaataataaaacatgtaaatataCTGTCACTGTCATTTTTGTAATGgagtttatatacaaacatacatagatttagtaattatttgataaaagaccaactgacagacattctgATCTCGTCTtaatgatcacggttgctgtaaagtaaccgaaacgtagaGAATAtgcagttaaaaatataaaacacgtaGTAATCctaaaacattagtttcaaTTCGTCTCGTTTCGTATAATAATGGtttcaataaattagtttCCATTAGAAGGTCAGTCTAACAAATAATTCACTTGGAGGGAGACTGGTGAAATACGGTGAGGCCTTGATTGGCACTTGGGCACTGGGGTAGCTTATAAAGATGCCTTTaatcgatagatggcgctgagaCTAATATTAGCTTGGCATCTGACAGAAATATTGACGTCCATTGATTTgagtaaatagtttaaataagattatttacatatatatatatatatatcaaacagtATGGAGACGGGACGGCGCAGCAAGCCGCGAGTTCAAGACCGAACCCTATTAATGATAGGTACTACGTAGTCACTTTACAATAACACATATATCCGTCTCTAACGTGTAAAGTGAGACACGTTGATacgatgataatatttaattaaatttttatatattatttgtaacaaacagACGTACAAACATCGTAAGTAATACCTTAGAGTGCGCGGTCGTTTTGTGGGAACTACACTTATTGTTAGCAGGAGGCACACAACAGAACCTCGTTTATCGCCGTCGGTTAACGCGTCTGTTCCCATGCAACATGTATTCTGTGAGCTCCTAATATCGgttcatacaaataatattgtgtCTCACATAATTACATTGTTaatcacacacacatatatatgtgtgtgtgtgtgtgtgtgttggtTACTACTATATTATCATCTACTTAatctactttatatataagtcgTGTTGAAGTTAATAACATTACTGGTCGGCTCTCGTGTTATAGTAAATGTATATCTAGCGCTCGTGACGGTAAGTGAGATGAAGGTACCGTGTCGCTGGGAGTCATCTCCGCCCACACAGCATCTCTCCATTGGATGAGATGTGGACCAATAGCGACAGCACGCGCTGAACGTTCGGTGTGATTACTCGAGGTTCGTTATGTCTACAAACGAAGCGTCTCTCGTCTCTCTTTCaatctacgttaatactatgcGAGTCATTAAACAAACTGTTAACGCTACGTGTGTAGTTACGATCACACTTGGGATACGCAAACAAAACATTGcacaatatttcatataaagtgtagaaacaaaaataactttaatcgAGTTAAACATTTAGCCACCATATctttatatgtgtgtatttcttgtttattgGAAACTTCGATTGGTACACGAGTTATGTGGAAAAAGTGAAGCCAACACGAGAGAATCTATAGctttataaacaatgttatatttctCTAGAATAGTTAAGaaaatgacaaataatttcatttttatataacagcaCTGGTCCGTTACAAGGGATTCGTTCATGAAATAAGAAGagagatattgattttatataataaagcagTATAGTGGcaggtataaataaaactacagaTACCCGAACactattatattaacacaGCGATATATAGTTACAACGAAAACTAAAACCTCACTTtcttaatatacaatttaatggcaaattaaaaatatctatatataatatatacctcTGAGTGCTGTCTGTGTGCTCTCCGACACCTCACCAAACTCCTCCCTCAAAGGGCGTCTTCACTTCACATTCACTTGTTACCAGTCCTGTGTCGAATTGCACATCGGAGGGACGTTCGCGCCTTTTGTGACGTTTGACAGAAGTccgacagataaaaaaaattattgtgattattgtttttttctttttaaaaagcaGTGAATCGCAGTATAAGttcgagttttttttttgtgaaatcgtcataataaatgtttataatttgtttttaaacagtGACAGATTTAATGTGAGGTGtgtgaatagttttttttgatGCGTCgtctttatatataaggtaAGGAAAATGTAATtggttatatttgaatattaacatttctttagtcattggatagttttttaaatttagttaaataagtTGGTAATTTATTCCGgaagatttttttgaaaaccaagaataaaaaaaaatcttatttgatatttgCGTGGCTGAACCAAGAATTTACAAATACCTAGTTGGAAGCGTCAATaacaatatctatatttataggtgttttataaaatgtattaagtatCAGAAAGTTTTTTCAATGTATTCCTATaagataagaattttaaaacgaatatGAGACGtgatattaagataaaaatgtaaggtgcatattaatttaactttagaaaaaatatatacaattgtaATATTGTATTCATTACTAAACATTCATTGTAGTCTTATTAACGAGTCCTGTAAAATCTTTTCAAGTGGTATTTATCCAATACATTTACATGTAACCTCCTTGCTATGATCTCCTTCCAAGATGTCAACGAGACGTTGTCTGAGCGTCGCTCTCAACACGTGTAAAACACGTTCGCTAACAGACAGTATTGTTTATGTTAGTTACAAGACATTCGTAGTTTTTTACGGTTTCCTtagattgtttaaattatgtaattaatatgttgCGTATTGATAATCTTACTTGTATTATTCTTTTAGGATCTTTAATGATCTTTCTTGTGACAGTTTTATTCTGTATAGAGCGAAACAATATTCTgactgatttattatttatatagaacatgttattaaaaagttatttaaactaaaaaaaaccaCTACGTTTGTAAGTTTTGTAATGAAACGACATAATCGACTgctactttaataatttttttcctttgttttctttgttatGGCTTCATCCACGCTATATTTTTTGGAATGTTGTGTCAatgtcaaaaatttaattgtctgaacgaattttaaattccttttttaatacTCTGCGGGGAAAACACCAAAGAGTTCTTAATCTTGtaatgaaattgttaaaaaactgCAAATACATACATAGGTATCACTGATGTCTATAGTTAGTAAAgtgctatttaaatttacatgtgtatttatctcaaataaaaattatttctgtcaTCATAAGGATGAAAATgaatactaaaatttaaaaatggagtAACCGGAAATGAAAATCTCTCAACGTCATTTAGTTTATGTATCGAGAAAGgttataaaactatagttCTGTGAAAGGAGTCCAAAAAACTTTTCAGTTGTGTCCGACAatagtttaaactttaaatagtataaggtataaaatgctattttaagtaaaaatataactagtattctttaaaacaaacaataataactaaattaacaCCTTTATTGCATTCGACAAACTCCTTGGTGTTTCCTGCACACAGTACTTAAGATAACTCACCCACCAAAttaaaacgttgacattggcagaatattccCCGACTTCGGTGCGATGAAGCCGCAGAATAAAAGTgaagtataaaataagatgAAATTTGATAGGAGCCAAAATAAATCAGTAAGCTGTAACATTAACTGGTTGAAGCTCAAGTGGTCAGGAGAGCGCCGCATCTCAGCTACATTTCAGATGCCTGTAACAGACAACCTCTTTATAATCACTGATCTAACGCTGTCTTTGATCGATGTTTGTATTGGGGAAGTGTATGTTCCTTTATTAAGATATtcttaaacttaaaaacagaaatagaTTGATTTTCGTAGTTccgctttaattaaaatgtttgtaaattataattttaacgtgTTATAGCttctaacatatttatttattaagtttttatgcGTGACGAGTCTTTTCTTCACTCACTAATCTATATTGTGTCGTTTGTTTATAATCTGAAAACATTCATATTGTAACAATAAGCGTGTAGGCACACTTACAGTCGAAGTCCTGACTTAGTTTGCCCATTTCGTTACTTGTATTAGTTTACGCGGACGTTAGTTATACTAAAAACAAGAATATACAGACTAAAGATCCTaaacttatgtatataattctttgaatatggtaaatatttcagccaattatatttaaataggaatATCAAGaggtaaagttatatataggCGTGTCACACAACGAGTGACTACTGCGGAGACATCGTGGTGCTGTTCACATGTAGGGATGTGGGATGGATGTATGGCTGTACTGGAAGGATGAGGGCATCAGGTCAGGATTCTGTCAGTGACGGAGTAATCCGCACCAATCAGTATGATGATCTGTGAGGATTGTGTTTATTCGTCTTcgtgttttttatgttcagcCAAAATACTATGAATGTAGTAATAAGTAAAGCTTTGAAcatcttttatattcatattattgttgTTGCAGTATAAATGTCTAGTTATGGCAGCACCTCTCCTTCTGACGAGGGCTTCGACAGATATGAGCCGCCCTTCTACTGTCAGACATCACACCAAGGTGAGTTGAGATGCATCCAGGACGTACCAGACTAGCTGATGCCCGCGACTGCGTCCGCTTTCACATGCTAACATAGTTTTTGTATATCCGAGAACACATCACCGGAAATAagcacacaaaaataaatattaagcgtgtaagaaattaaaatgtaacattctATAGTAATCTATTTGGTAATTTGGTCGTGCTAAACAATAAGAGGGCTGtcctttatgtatatataagatacattTGTCCGTCTGTGTGAAACAAATCAGTATGGTAGATGACACAACAGGATCGACGAACAGACATCCTCATCTCGTCTTTGCGATCACGGAAGCTGCCACGTAACCGGAACGTCGCGTCAGGAGTAGtttaaaacgataaaaaacACGTTGTAATGcggaaatattagttttatcgCGAAAGTCTttggtacattatattatagtactCGGTACCCAGTCACATATATccacgaaaatataaaaatatcgaaataAAAGTGCAGCGagtgtttttgttttacttaaaacgattaaaaatcatattcacTGAGTCCAGGgacttaaaaacatttactaaTAAAGATTTCAGGAAGATTAATAAGAGAAGATGCTTAAATCATCTTCATCCGTTCTCTGGACTCATCTTCGTTATCCCGACATTAGAGTTGAAACAAACAAGCAgagtttctatatttatacataatggTAGGTCTTACACATCTGTCTTGAATTCTTGAATTCTcttgttttaaagtttatgaaaaaagaaaaatacacaaGTACTTATACTACACAAGAATACtgagttttcaaaatataacaacagtAAGACGAGTTGAGGCCGTTCAAGGTGAATTGTTGCAGAGTTCattgctattttaaaaatatataaaaaataacacgaGCTCCGATGACTCCAAGAGACGAGCTGGTCTCCACTCTCACTTATAGTACATACACGGTCCTGTTATAGTACATACACGGACAGAGTCGCGGGGAAGAGCTAGTTATATCATaatgataatgtttatttgatgTGATGTCGGTAATGATCAGGAAGTCCCATGGAGGGAGGCGTGTTCTGGTCCGGGGCTGGCGAGAACCAGGAGTATGAACACCAAGACGTGTACCACGACACAGGATACATCGGAAGGAATTACGGTAGGTGTGGCGCGGAATAGAATTCTCAATATGCATTTATAGATTGGTGATTTTGAGcaaaatattacgtaaatatatttttacagcgTACGAGGAAATGCAGATTTTGGGGAACGAACCCTACGATGTCTATCATAACACTATGATGCATCAAAACTACCCGCAAAATAACGGAGGTGAGACACAGTTAGGTTAAATTAAACTCACATCTAACCCTCGCTTAACTTGCAAAGCAACTGCGGAGTTACAAGACCGAATCTACATAGGTCATACGACACTTACAACATAACAGTAATGGCATACAGTCATTAGACGGAAGAAAGTATATAGAAACATCTTAAAACAACAATCCTATTCTAAATGATACAAGGACTATTCAATTCTTGAGATATCTTGAAGTCACATATCTCTTCATCAAACAGGCCTGGACTGTGACATGCAAGCCATACCTCGTTACGACAGGCCGCCGCCGTCGTTCGTGAGAGTGGTGAAGAGGAGGACCACGGCCAACAAGAAGGAGAGGAGGAGAACGCAGAGCATCAACACGGCCTTCACCGACCTGAGAGAGTGCATCCCCAACGTGCCGCCCGACACCAAGCTGTCCAAGGTGAGTGTTGACAACGTGACGGATTGCGAAGAGTTTGGTTGGCTTGAACTATGATGAGTctgattgtaatatattaaaattaaatcgggataaaaaagaaatatcctATCAGAAATTGGCTTTAGTTTGTCTTGCACTTGACTGGATAGTTGTTCCTGTATTAAAAGTACAcgtaatgtttaatgtttgaGTACTCCACGTCCTACCCTCCACCCGACGGCTAGTTGGTTGCTATCACAGCCTCGTTACTTCGTTATGAAgaacttttaaacaatattttgttgagGATTTATTACTTATCTTAACTTACGGACTGTTGATTTCATGATCGATGTACACTGGAGTGTTAGTGTCACAGATGAGGAGAGTTGCTTAGCTTTAGCGCTCCTCACATACTAAATACCGCGGGTTTGTCCGTCGCTGTGATCACTAAACATAATGTTAACAAACTATTCTTTGCTCCAACGTCCGCTACAGAGCACGTTAGCGAACACGACGAATCCATCTCACTCTAACCCATACGATTGTCAGATGGTGCGACCGAGATCGCAGAGCATCAATGTAGCGTTCTCGAAACTCAGAGATCGTATACCGAGCGTGCTCCCCGACACTAAGATGACTAAggttagatattttattgaataactagcttttgcccgcgactttgtcCGCGTTACTTTCATTATTAGAAACGCAAAGCTGACCAGGCGAAGCGTTTCGATTTAGAGTCAGTGAATAAACGGATTTTGGATTGTAttagcaaatttttttatgtcgtaCGAATTCAAAAGTATCCTATGTCCGACTCTAGATTTCTACCTACCCACAAATTTCCAGCCAAATCCGTACAGcagttcttgagttataaatagcgTAACTAACACGACtctcttttatatataggtaCAGATAATATGACTATATCACGTGCTCTGTAGTGGAATAAGATGATAAGTTTCGTTCCGTTGGCATTCATGTACGCTGGTAATGTGTTCGTGTAAGTTTCTCACTGACGTATTCCTCCTCCAGATCAAGACGCTCCGCCTGGCCACGTCGTACATCTCGTATCTGCTCAAGGTGTTGGAGACTGACGGTGAGCCCGCGGGAGGGTTCCGGGCGGAGCTGCACCACGCGCCGCCGAGGAGACGGGCCGCGGAGGCACAGGTgaggaaaaatatatcataatttggAAGAGAGGCGTCCTAGCACAAGCACCTTCTGCTTAAAAGTATGCCCTGgtccctatatatatatattcccaGCCATCCCAGCAGATACTTATCTTCTCTTCTGTTTTATTCTTCTTTATTCTAGCAAACTCTTACGTATAAGTTTTGTATAGTAATTACCAAACACGATAGATCACTGGTGGAGCAACTGTCAATATATATCACAGGCTCCGGGTACGGAACCCGCTCGCGAGGATGAAGTGGTCGTTCCGTCatccattttttatttagattttaatttaaataacttatattcaaTCAGTGATTAAAATTTCTGGCTTTGAAGTGACTTTTGAAATACCTAAACAGCTcttctttacattttaacatttaaatacaatctaTAATATACCTAAATAGCTTGTCGTTAgactttaacatttaaatacaatctataataaatcttGAGATGAAATCTAGATCAATCTAGAATCTAGAGTCGGTTTCGTAgattattctataaattaaGACACAGTCGTACAGACAGCCAGCGTCCGACGAGCGCGTCTGCTCGGCGCCGCGCCGCACTTGAATCCCTGAGAAAATGTCGAGTGCACTAAATGCGTGATAACTTATCTCAGACGCACTCGGGTGGATGTTTGAAGACGAAAATAAgctcataatatatatgagcCGTCCTTATGATACATACTAGCTGATACCCGCGAGTCCGGCCGACATCAAGCTCTATGTAGCGCTTAAAAAAACGGCCGGCACAAACTTAacagctttatatttttttggtgaaaatcatatttataataaataaaatctattaaatacaACTTTATTCTTACCGAGGGTTCGATCGTAACTACACACGAAGCGTCTCGCGTTTTTCGTTCAACCTAACGTTGATTATACTATGTGTATTTTGAGTGATTAACTGTTAACGCTACGTGTGTAGTTACGGTACTAACCAAGGCTACGCGTGCGTACCTCTATCATCTCTCCGTGTACTCGAGGATCTGAattgtatatgaatttaatcaaatataataataacatgagactaattacaatatatatatatatataattctaagtaaataaattttctatattctatattcttatatatatatcaggaTTTTATACTTAGATGTAAGAGAAATTGAAATGGGAAACAGTGATTGAGGTGTTTAAACTATCCTTAGGACTAGTTCGGgtaggccggtgagacggctcgtaaaaagagtttccctgcgtcatcaaaaaaaaaaaaaaggattagtTCGGGTCCGCAAACTAAACTCAGATAGttacatttactttattaacgttagtaagaaagaaaaaattgaaaaattctcATCCGACGACCGTAACTCGCGTTGGACGAGATAGTTCGAGGCtcttatataattctaaattaatatttaagttatcttcataaaacaaaagattcTGAAtgtcgtttaaaattttgttttatttttatgtttttatatattttaaacatttcttcaTTATTCTGTTATGACGTAATTCAAACCAACTCGCGCCATGACTGTCACACTGAACGTGTATCTCAAATCACGACATTGGatagtttttatatctcaAGCGTCATCTGGAGT
This window harbors:
- the LOC116778307 gene encoding uncharacterized protein LOC116778307 translates to MSGKEEMDFICKGVAELSVLSFRKLEEVRRLAHHLRKVINHPMTNKSPAVLRYLRDLDEAHRHIFLKKRDGVEVEYIFTTEKKSSLQRQRFNSLPVSDVPEILRAQFSIADNAKQVHICVDCDVEIELGDDIPLMESLQKHFNLEVHLPKVKRESVDVAEPIVLPKMSRRLSAMGGGESGQHIEQLMHLMKPMERLDKTFSAKLETALIRHLADNSEASIDAAVKYYQNIYDKLCQEVSGIDFSTQTSSVAPIIMSIKDNVNQNFAADANKNYENDENDRPAKNQMKKYRYYGPIETYITTLLRTHKLLTLADDRTGKLAFFCMACEYYTLRFRYDSVLNHVFSDTHIHNLAYILQSDKNIPYAMGDTAINDLNNKFLFNFGVTRDARGPSCGLCKCSMESNDNVILHILDENHLGRLSDKLYRKMKLDSPDGQTPDEWGPRSLDWAKFLATVGKPLNNRDHVVIENFIRPSGKLANYCSCCEMTLKGPRQVLFNHIRQKKHLRNAAPHKLSLLYKNQCRPAEYYASFGNFYICTICPTYIALPSFAAIVEHFDSSIHVETVAKFINCALHPDSDDKILATNNISTSDGIHCDVCDVALGDVSSAVGHVLSDINHQNLIAEARLKANKGDIISVYMRGNHILHNEGAEFTCVDCKEVFKSIRSLLTHLVFAEHFANKPSAENVFRFYLELKHNILMLSRNKYDYYEFGKLKCGVCEQDLEENENAKRHVVSPRHRDNMGASYINVSLDASAME
- the LOC116778548 gene encoding heart- and neural crest derivatives-expressed protein 2-like isoform X1, whose translation is MSSYGSTSPSDEGFDRYEPPFYCQTSHQGSPMEGGVFWSGAGENQEYEHQDVYHDTGYIGRNYAYEEMQILGNEPYDVYHNTMMHQNYPQNNGGLDCDMQAIPRYDRPPPSFVRVVKRRTTANKKERRRTQSINTAFTDLRECIPNVPPDTKLSKMVRPRSQSINVAFSKLRDRIPSVLPDTKMTKIKTLRLATSYISYLLKVLETDGEPAGGFRAELHHAPPRRRAAEAQNVEKKGKGRTGWPQHVWALELKSENNLQT
- the LOC116778548 gene encoding heart- and neural crest derivatives-expressed protein 2-like isoform X2; its protein translation is MSSYGSTSPSDEGFDRYEPPFYCQTSHQGSPMEGGVFWSGAGENQEYEHQDVYHDTGYIGRNYAYEEMQILGNEPYDVYHNTMMHQNYPQNNGGLDCDMQAIPRYDRPPPSFVRVVKRRTTANKKERRRTQSINTAFTDLRECIPNVPPDTKLSKIKTLRLATSYISYLLKVLETDGEPAGGFRAELHHAPPRRRAAEAQNVEKKGKGRTGWPQHVWALELKSENNLQT